In Mastigocladopsis repens PCC 10914, a single window of DNA contains:
- the trpC gene encoding indole-3-glycerol phosphate synthase TrpC, translated as MSLPLVLHSLHSSSPSFPKQHMKNSVATNNVRPSHILEEIVWYKKQEVAQMRQELPLATLQQQIPAAPAVRDFLTALKQNAHQPSLIAEVKKASPSRGIIRADFDPVAIAQAYEQGGAACLSVLTDSKFFQGSFDNLRLIRQQVALPLLCKEFVIDIYQIYYARLAGADAVLLIAAILSDEELQDFLRVIHTLGMKALVEVHTLAELDRVLKLDDLHLVGINNRNLEDFTVDLATTQQLLEQRRLKLQSFGITTVSESGLYTPADLSLVAQAGVRAVLVGESLVKQADLEQAVRSLLNS; from the coding sequence ATTTCTCTTCCCCTAGTACTCCACAGCCTCCACTCCTCATCTCCCTCATTTCCTAAGCAGCACATGAAAAACTCAGTTGCTACTAATAATGTTCGTCCAAGCCACATTCTCGAAGAGATTGTGTGGTACAAGAAGCAAGAAGTCGCACAAATGCGGCAGGAACTACCACTAGCGACTTTACAACAGCAGATCCCAGCAGCCCCGGCGGTACGAGATTTCCTGACAGCTTTAAAACAAAACGCTCATCAACCAAGTTTAATTGCAGAGGTCAAGAAAGCATCCCCGAGTCGTGGAATCATTCGGGCTGACTTCGACCCCGTGGCGATCGCCCAAGCATACGAGCAAGGTGGCGCAGCTTGTCTATCTGTTCTGACTGACTCTAAGTTCTTTCAAGGCAGTTTTGACAACCTACGTCTTATTAGGCAGCAAGTCGCACTCCCACTCCTGTGTAAAGAGTTTGTTATCGACATCTACCAAATTTATTATGCACGTTTAGCAGGCGCAGATGCTGTCCTGCTGATTGCTGCCATCCTTTCAGACGAAGAACTCCAAGACTTTTTGCGAGTCATTCACACTTTAGGAATGAAAGCTTTGGTAGAAGTTCATACCTTAGCTGAACTGGATCGGGTGCTAAAACTTGATGACCTGCACTTAGTGGGAATCAACAATCGCAATCTAGAAGATTTTACAGTCGATCTCGCAACCACCCAGCAACTTTTAGAACAGCGACGCTTGAAGTTGCAAAGCTTTGGCATAACCACCGTGAGTGAATCTGGTTTGTATACCCCTGCGGATTTATCACTTGTTGCTCAAGCGGGAGTCCGTGCTGTTCTGGTAGGAGAATCATTAGTGAAACAAGCCGATTTAGAGCAGGCTGTGCGTAGTTTGCTCAACTCCTAA
- a CDS encoding DUF429 domain-containing protein has protein sequence MKFLGIDLGWKSQPSGLCYLQLIDKKLQIQDLDRKDSIADILTWIDTCVKPEEPALIAVDAPTLIPNTTGSRLPDKLTHKHFGKYHAGCYPANLSLPFAERTVKFGLELESRGFAHAPTIEPQKYGRYQIEVFPHPAIVQLFGLERILKYKKGRLSDRRLELIKLYNYITDILPSLQPPVRLSASFLNEIPTTGAALKQVEDKLDSLICAYVAAYWWYWGEQRN, from the coding sequence ATGAAATTTCTTGGAATTGACTTAGGCTGGAAATCTCAACCCAGCGGCTTATGCTATTTACAATTAATAGACAAAAAACTGCAAATACAAGACTTAGACCGCAAAGATTCTATTGCAGATATCCTAACCTGGATAGATACTTGCGTAAAACCAGAAGAACCCGCGCTCATCGCTGTCGATGCACCCACCCTCATCCCTAACACGACTGGGAGTCGCCTACCGGACAAACTCACACACAAGCACTTTGGCAAATATCACGCTGGATGCTACCCTGCCAATCTCAGTCTACCTTTTGCAGAACGGACAGTAAAATTTGGCTTAGAATTAGAATCGCGTGGTTTTGCTCACGCACCAACCATCGAACCGCAAAAATACGGTAGATATCAAATAGAAGTCTTTCCCCATCCAGCGATAGTTCAATTATTTGGTTTAGAACGAATTCTTAAATATAAAAAAGGACGCCTCAGCGATCGCCGCTTAGAACTCATCAAACTCTACAATTATATTACAGATATCTTACCATCTCTCCAACCTCCTGTGCGCTTGAGCGCTTCATTTCTTAACGAAATTCCCACCACAGGCGCAGCCCTCAAACAAGTCGAAGACAAACTAGATAGCCTCATCTGTGCTTATGTCGCAGCATACTGGTGGTATTGGGGTGAGCAACGTAACTGA
- the trpB gene encoding tryptophan synthase subunit beta — MVSIPDINAKVASTTARPDSLGRFGKFGGKYVPETLMPALSELETAYEQYRNEPSFQEELQNLLKDYVGRATPLYFAERLTAHYARPDGTGSQIYLKREDLNHTGAHKINNALGQVLLAKRMGKQRIIAETGAGQHGVATATVCARFGLQCVIYMGIHDMQRQALNVFRMKLMGAEVRPVEAGTGTLKDATSEAIRDWVTNVETTHYILGSVAGPHPYPMIVRDFHAVIGKETRAQAQEKWGGIPDILLACVGGGSNAIGLFHEFVDEQSVRLIGVEAAGEGVDTQKHAATLTLGRIGVLHGAMSFVLQDDDGQVIEAHSISAGLDYPGVGPEHSYLKELGRAEYYSVTDAEALEALQRLSQLEGIIPALETAHAIAYLEKLCPQLNGSPRIVINCSGRGDKDVQTVAKVLNP, encoded by the coding sequence GTGGTCAGCATCCCAGATATCAATGCTAAAGTTGCATCTACTACTGCAAGACCAGACTCCTTGGGGAGATTTGGCAAGTTCGGCGGTAAGTATGTTCCCGAAACCTTAATGCCTGCATTAAGTGAATTAGAAACAGCATATGAGCAATACCGCAACGAGCCAAGTTTCCAAGAAGAGTTACAAAATTTACTGAAGGACTATGTAGGACGCGCCACTCCCTTATATTTCGCCGAACGTCTCACAGCACACTATGCTAGACCAGATGGCACAGGATCGCAAATTTACTTAAAGCGCGAAGATTTAAACCATACAGGTGCTCATAAAATCAATAACGCTTTAGGTCAAGTCTTGCTGGCAAAGCGCATGGGCAAGCAGCGCATTATTGCAGAAACCGGAGCAGGTCAGCATGGGGTAGCAACTGCGACCGTATGCGCTCGTTTTGGTTTGCAGTGCGTGATTTACATGGGCATCCACGATATGCAACGCCAAGCCCTGAACGTGTTTCGGATGAAGTTGATGGGAGCAGAAGTGCGTCCCGTAGAAGCCGGTACTGGAACACTCAAAGATGCAACTTCCGAGGCGATTCGGGACTGGGTGACAAACGTAGAAACGACTCACTACATCCTTGGTTCTGTTGCAGGTCCTCATCCCTACCCGATGATTGTACGTGACTTCCACGCTGTCATTGGCAAAGAAACTCGCGCTCAGGCTCAAGAGAAATGGGGAGGAATACCTGATATTCTCTTAGCTTGTGTTGGCGGTGGTTCCAATGCGATTGGACTGTTCCATGAATTTGTGGATGAGCAATCTGTGCGCCTGATTGGAGTTGAAGCCGCAGGTGAAGGTGTTGATACCCAAAAACACGCAGCAACCTTGACATTGGGACGAATTGGTGTATTGCACGGGGCTATGAGCTTCGTATTACAAGACGATGATGGTCAAGTCATCGAAGCACATTCAATAAGTGCAGGTTTGGACTATCCTGGCGTCGGTCCTGAGCATAGCTATCTCAAGGAACTTGGTCGCGCTGAGTACTACAGTGTAACAGACGCTGAGGCTTTGGAAGCGTTACAGCGTCTGTCTCAACTAGAAGGGATTATTCCAGCATTGGAAACCGCTCATGCGATCGCCTATCTCGAAAAGCTGTGTCCTCAGTTAAATGGTAGTCCCCGGATTGTCATAAACTGCTCTGGCAGAGGCGACAAAGATGTGCAAACGGTTGCTAAAGTCCTGAATCCCTAG
- a CDS encoding IS1182 family transposase, whose protein sequence is MCLHPEKIPPVPNETVRVAKAAFPKGNLYMRLRDELGVFYQDEDFASLYPQRGQPALAPWRLAMVLVMQYLENLSDRQAAQAVQGRIDWKYALSLELTDPGFDFSILSEFRDRLISGGIEQQILDKMLLRFQELKLLSARGKQRTDSTHILAVVRELTRLEHLGETLRYTLNAVAEIAPTWLKSLAPPEWYDRYSKRFEDSRLPRTAPEREALAVTIGADGFDLLDAIYSQTAPVELRQLPAVEVLRQVWLQQYYAPTEKIQLRNEKDGPPSALRIRSPYDLEARNSTKRTTNWTGYKVHLTESCDENLPHIITHVESTPATSQDQTVVPSIHQALEQKDLLPQQHLVDQGYTSSQLLSSSQRDYNIDLFGPVALNVGWQAKAGLGFDLSHFKIDWEHKAVYCPQGKRSYLWKKNKDVYGKPVIYVEFRQRDCLACPVRSQCTRAKTNPRGLTIQVQSDYEALQKARERQKTEQFQKQYGLRSGIEGTISQGIRAFEMRDCRYIGLAKTHLQHILTAAAINLGRVFAWLEEIPRAKTRSSHFALLAEPNI, encoded by the coding sequence ATGTGCTTACATCCGGAAAAAATTCCTCCTGTTCCCAATGAAACGGTACGTGTAGCCAAAGCCGCGTTTCCCAAAGGTAATTTATATATGCGATTGCGTGATGAACTTGGGGTATTTTATCAGGATGAAGATTTCGCATCGCTTTATCCACAACGCGGTCAACCTGCACTTGCACCTTGGCGTTTGGCAATGGTACTGGTGATGCAATATTTAGAAAATCTTTCAGACAGGCAAGCAGCCCAAGCAGTGCAAGGACGGATTGATTGGAAATATGCTTTGTCGTTGGAGTTAACAGATCCAGGTTTTGACTTTAGTATTTTAAGCGAATTCCGTGATCGATTGATCTCAGGTGGTATTGAGCAGCAAATACTAGACAAGATGCTGTTGAGATTTCAGGAACTCAAACTGCTGTCAGCAAGAGGAAAACAGCGCACTGACTCAACTCATATACTAGCGGTGGTCAGAGAGTTAACAAGACTGGAACATCTGGGAGAAACCCTGCGGTATACTTTAAATGCTGTGGCAGAAATAGCACCCACCTGGCTGAAGTCATTGGCTCCCCCCGAATGGTATGACCGCTATAGCAAACGCTTTGAAGATTCCCGACTACCCAGAACGGCTCCAGAACGAGAAGCTTTGGCTGTGACAATTGGGGCTGATGGCTTTGATTTACTTGATGCTATCTATTCTCAAACAGCACCCGTTGAATTGCGACAACTGCCAGCCGTAGAAGTTTTGCGTCAGGTCTGGTTACAGCAATACTATGCACCAACAGAGAAAATTCAGTTACGCAATGAAAAAGATGGCCCGCCTTCGGCACTACGAATTCGCTCACCCTACGACTTAGAAGCGCGTAATAGTACTAAGCGCACTACCAACTGGACAGGGTACAAAGTGCATCTAACAGAAAGTTGTGATGAAAATTTACCTCATATCATTACTCATGTAGAATCTACTCCTGCTACAAGTCAAGACCAAACGGTTGTTCCCTCAATTCATCAAGCTCTGGAGCAGAAAGACCTTTTACCTCAACAGCATTTGGTTGATCAAGGGTATACTTCTTCCCAATTGCTTTCTAGCTCACAGCGAGACTATAACATTGATTTGTTCGGGCCAGTAGCCCTCAACGTTGGATGGCAAGCAAAAGCAGGTCTTGGATTTGATTTATCTCATTTTAAAATAGATTGGGAGCATAAAGCCGTATATTGTCCTCAAGGTAAGCGTAGTTACCTTTGGAAAAAGAATAAAGACGTTTATGGAAAACCCGTAATTTACGTCGAGTTTCGGCAGCGTGATTGTTTAGCGTGTCCGGTTCGGTCTCAATGCACTCGTGCAAAAACAAACCCTCGTGGGTTAACCATACAGGTGCAATCCGATTACGAAGCTCTTCAAAAAGCCAGGGAACGACAAAAAACTGAACAGTTTCAAAAACAGTATGGGCTGCGCTCAGGTATTGAAGGAACTATCTCTCAAGGAATCCGAGCATTTGAAATGCGCGACTGCCGTTATATTGGGCTAGCTAAAACTCACTTACAGCATATCCTGACGGCAGCCGCTATCAATCTAGGTCGAGTTTTCGCTTGGTTGGAGGAGATACCACGGGCTAAAACTCGCTCCTCACACTTTGCGCTTCTGGCAGAACCAAACATTTAA
- the glgP gene encoding alpha-glucan family phosphorylase → MQPIRTFNVSPSLPPRLEPLRKLAYNLHWDWNVETKDLFRRLDPDLWESSRHNPVLMLGTISQARLLEVVEDEGFLAQMDRAARQLEDYLQERTWYQKQRTGHGSDDTGQRTLTGISSKDAALTPNRTGLTKDKRQECYAYFSAEFGLVDCLPVYSGGLGVLAGDHLKSASDLGLPLVGVGLLYQQGYFAQYLNADGWQQERYPLNDFYNMPLHLERNPDGSELRIAVDYPGRTVYARVWRVQVGTVPLYMMDTNIEPNNPYDHDITDQLYGGDIDMRIHQEIMLGIGGVRMLKALGYDVTAYHMNEGHAAFSALERIRILIQEEGLSYTEAKQVVASSNIFTTHTPVPAGIDLFSPDKMLHYLGHYADVFGLNKDQFLALGRENTGDLSEPFSMAVLALKMATFSNGVAQLHGVVSRQMFKGLWQNVPTEEVPIKAITNGVHARSCVAKSTQELYDRYLGPSWSSAPPDNPLWERMDAIPDEELWRNHERCRLDMTMYVRERLVKHLRDRGASPSEIAQAQEVLDPKVLTIGFARRFATYKRATLWMRDVERIKRILLSNKDRKLQFVIAGKAHPKDIPGKELIRDINHFIEEQNLEKQIVFVPNYDIHIARLMVSGCDVWLNTPRRPREASGTSGMKAAMNGLPNLSVLDGWWDEADFVRTGWAIGHGEMYDDPTYQDEIEANALYDLLEKEVIPLFYDRDVDGLPRRWIDKMKDAIQLNCPFFNTARMVREYAERAYFPASDRYHTLTTENYAPAKELATWKEKLTTHWYDIKIKDVHVSSEADIKVNQTVKVTAKVDLATLTNNDVQVELYQGAIDANGEIVHGVPVVMDYQGEDQDGVSIYTAEIVYNISGLQGLSLRVLPKHRHLASPYEPRLIVWAQ, encoded by the coding sequence ATGCAGCCAATTCGCACTTTTAATGTCTCCCCTTCACTACCGCCGCGACTAGAACCGTTGCGGAAGTTGGCATACAACCTGCACTGGGATTGGAACGTTGAGACTAAAGATTTATTTCGCCGCTTAGATCCCGATCTGTGGGAATCTAGCCGTCACAACCCGGTTTTGATGCTCGGTACCATTAGCCAAGCACGTCTGTTGGAAGTTGTGGAAGATGAAGGCTTCCTGGCGCAAATGGATCGAGCTGCCCGTCAGTTAGAGGATTATTTACAAGAGCGCACCTGGTATCAAAAACAGCGAACTGGTCATGGGTCAGATGACACAGGACAAAGGACTCTGACGGGTATCTCCTCCAAAGACGCTGCGCTAACGCCCAACAGGACTGGACTCACAAAGGACAAAAGACAAGAATGCTATGCCTATTTCTCGGCTGAGTTTGGTCTTGTAGATTGTTTGCCCGTTTATTCTGGAGGTTTGGGTGTTCTTGCAGGGGATCACCTCAAATCTGCTAGCGACTTGGGACTACCCTTAGTCGGTGTGGGCTTACTCTACCAGCAAGGCTACTTTGCTCAGTATCTGAATGCCGATGGCTGGCAGCAGGAACGCTATCCACTCAACGACTTTTACAATATGCCGTTGCACCTGGAACGCAATCCTGATGGTTCAGAACTGCGGATTGCGGTAGATTATCCAGGACGCACTGTGTACGCCAGAGTTTGGCGTGTACAGGTAGGAACGGTGCCATTGTATATGATGGACACCAACATTGAACCCAATAATCCTTACGACCACGACATCACAGACCAGCTTTATGGTGGCGACATCGATATGCGTATCCACCAAGAAATTATGCTGGGGATCGGTGGTGTCCGAATGCTAAAAGCTTTAGGGTATGATGTCACTGCCTATCATATGAATGAAGGTCATGCGGCATTCTCTGCCCTAGAACGTATCCGCATTCTTATTCAGGAAGAGGGGCTAAGTTATACCGAAGCCAAACAAGTGGTGGCTTCTAGTAATATCTTTACCACCCACACACCCGTGCCTGCGGGAATTGATTTGTTCTCTCCAGACAAAATGTTGCACTACCTGGGACACTATGCTGATGTCTTTGGTTTGAATAAAGACCAATTTTTAGCCTTGGGGCGCGAAAATACTGGTGATTTGTCTGAGCCTTTTAGTATGGCGGTGCTGGCGCTCAAAATGGCCACATTCTCTAACGGTGTAGCACAGCTGCATGGCGTGGTGTCACGGCAGATGTTTAAGGGTTTGTGGCAGAATGTGCCAACAGAGGAAGTGCCGATTAAAGCAATTACTAACGGCGTCCATGCTCGCTCTTGTGTTGCAAAATCAACACAGGAGTTGTATGACCGCTACCTGGGACCAAGTTGGTCATCCGCACCGCCTGATAACCCCCTGTGGGAACGGATGGACGCTATCCCCGATGAAGAGTTGTGGCGCAATCACGAACGCTGCCGCTTGGATATGACTATGTACGTGCGGGAGCGTCTGGTGAAGCATTTGCGAGACCGTGGTGCTTCTCCCTCAGAAATTGCTCAAGCACAAGAAGTTCTCGACCCAAAAGTTCTAACTATCGGCTTTGCCCGTCGCTTTGCGACCTACAAACGCGCCACCCTATGGATGCGGGATGTTGAGCGGATTAAGCGGATTTTGTTGAGCAACAAAGACCGTAAGTTACAATTTGTCATCGCCGGGAAAGCACACCCTAAGGATATTCCTGGTAAAGAACTCATTCGCGATATCAATCACTTCATTGAGGAACAAAACCTGGAAAAGCAGATTGTATTTGTTCCTAATTATGACATTCACATAGCCCGATTAATGGTTTCTGGTTGCGATGTGTGGTTAAACACACCGCGCCGTCCACGGGAAGCCTCTGGTACTAGTGGGATGAAGGCAGCTATGAATGGTTTGCCAAATCTAAGCGTACTAGATGGCTGGTGGGATGAAGCTGATTTTGTTCGTACTGGTTGGGCGATAGGACATGGGGAAATGTATGACGATCCTACTTACCAAGATGAGATAGAGGCAAATGCTCTCTACGATTTGTTGGAAAAGGAAGTTATACCTTTGTTCTACGACCGGGATGTAGATGGTTTGCCTCGCCGCTGGATTGATAAAATGAAGGATGCAATTCAGTTAAATTGTCCGTTCTTTAACACGGCGCGGATGGTGCGAGAATATGCAGAGCGCGCTTATTTCCCAGCAAGCGATCGCTACCACACTCTCACTACCGAGAACTATGCCCCAGCTAAAGAATTAGCTACTTGGAAAGAAAAGCTCACCACACACTGGTACGACATCAAAATTAAAGATGTTCACGTATCCTCAGAAGCAGATATTAAGGTCAACCAAACCGTTAAGGTCACAGCCAAAGTTGACTTGGCAACTTTGACTAACAATGATGTGCAGGTGGAACTTTACCAAGGTGCCATTGATGCTAATGGCGAAATTGTCCACGGTGTCCCTGTGGTTATGGATTACCAAGGAGAAGATCAGGACGGAGTAAGTATTTACACGGCTGAAATCGTGTATAATATATCTGGTTTGCAAGGCTTGTCTTTGCGAGTCTTGCCAAAACATAGGCATCTTGCCAGTCCTTATGAGCCAAGGCTGATTGTTTGGGCGCAGTAG
- the trpD gene encoding anthranilate phosphoribosyltransferase, producing the protein MTAVTQALVDNITGTPESYDWSSLLKQLLDRRSLSVAQAADLMQGWLTDTIPPVLSGAILIAIQAKGVSAEELVGMAGVLQSQSVEGKFSSPSTSPLIDTCGTGGDGASTFNISTAVAFVAAAAGVKVAKHGNRSASSKTGSADVLEALGINLSADPQKVRSAVDEVGITFLFAPGWHPALKAVASLRKTLKVRTVFNLLGPLVNPMRPTGQIIGVCDPLLVETIAKALSQLGTRRAIVVFGRERLDEAGLADLSDLAVLKDQQVHPGVINPKDLGLTLAPTTALQGGDVPENAEILKAVLQGKGTQAQQDVVALNAALALYVGEAIDGATDIAEACIKGIALAKEVLQSGEAWKKLEQLAEFLR; encoded by the coding sequence ATGACAGCTGTAACTCAAGCTTTGGTTGACAACATCACCGGCACTCCTGAATCTTACGATTGGTCTAGTTTGTTGAAACAACTGCTAGATCGGCGATCGCTCTCTGTTGCCCAAGCTGCAGATCTTATGCAGGGTTGGCTCACAGATACGATTCCTCCAGTGCTATCAGGAGCAATTTTGATAGCAATTCAAGCCAAAGGAGTATCCGCAGAAGAATTAGTGGGTATGGCTGGTGTTTTACAATCCCAGTCCGTAGAAGGAAAATTTTCTTCACCCTCCACATCTCCCCTCATTGACACTTGTGGAACAGGTGGAGATGGAGCTTCCACGTTTAATATTTCCACTGCTGTTGCCTTTGTTGCCGCAGCCGCAGGGGTAAAAGTGGCAAAGCATGGCAATCGTTCAGCGTCCAGCAAGACTGGTTCCGCTGATGTGTTAGAAGCTTTGGGGATCAATCTGAGCGCCGATCCCCAAAAGGTCAGATCCGCAGTCGATGAAGTCGGGATCACCTTTTTGTTTGCTCCAGGATGGCATCCAGCACTGAAGGCGGTTGCCAGTTTACGAAAAACTTTGAAAGTGCGTACTGTTTTTAACCTGCTGGGTCCTCTGGTCAATCCAATGCGACCAACAGGACAAATTATTGGTGTGTGTGACCCACTGTTGGTGGAAACAATTGCTAAAGCATTGTCACAACTGGGAACTCGGCGTGCGATCGTGGTGTTTGGACGAGAAAGGTTAGATGAAGCTGGATTGGCAGATTTAAGTGACTTGGCTGTCCTTAAAGACCAACAAGTACACCCAGGCGTCATCAATCCCAAGGACTTAGGTCTAACTCTTGCACCAACTACGGCATTGCAAGGTGGAGATGTCCCAGAAAACGCTGAAATTTTAAAAGCAGTTCTACAAGGCAAAGGGACGCAGGCGCAACAAGATGTCGTCGCTTTGAATGCAGCACTAGCACTTTATGTTGGTGAAGCAATTGATGGAGCAACTGATATTGCAGAAGCTTGTATCAAAGGTATTGCTCTTGCCAAAGAAGTTCTGCAAAGCGGAGAAGCTTGGAAGAAGCTGGAACAACTGGCTGAATTTTTACGGTAA
- the aroF gene encoding 3-deoxy-7-phosphoheptulonate synthase — protein sequence MIIIVKNGTPVDEITRISQEMRDAWGVTVEKSIGQNKIVLGLIGDTATLDPMQIQNNSPWIEQVLRIERPFKRVSREFRHGEPSEVVISTPNGPVYIGEQHPVVLVAGPCSVENEEMIVETAKRVKAAGAKFLRGGAYKPRSSPYAFQGHGESALDLLAAAREATGLGIITELMDAADLPALARVADVIQIGARNMQNFSLLKKVGAQDKPVLIKRGMSATIDEWLMAAEYILAAGNPNVILCERGIRTFDSKYVRNTLDLSVIPVLRNLTHLPIMIDPSHGTGKSEYVAPMAMAAIAAGADSLMIEVHPNPAKALSDGPQSLTPEKFDRLVQEMSVMGNAVGRWSQERTLVASV from the coding sequence ATGATTATCATCGTTAAGAATGGTACACCTGTTGATGAAATTACTCGCATCAGCCAAGAAATGCGTGACGCTTGGGGTGTCACTGTAGAAAAAAGTATCGGACAAAACAAAATCGTTTTGGGCTTAATTGGCGATACTGCCACTTTAGACCCAATGCAGATACAGAATAACAGCCCTTGGATTGAGCAAGTGTTGCGAATTGAACGACCTTTCAAGCGGGTTAGCCGAGAATTCCGTCATGGAGAACCCAGCGAGGTTGTTATCTCCACACCAAACGGTCCTGTTTACATCGGTGAACAACATCCTGTTGTGCTGGTTGCTGGACCTTGCTCCGTTGAAAATGAAGAAATGATTGTGGAGACGGCGAAGCGCGTTAAGGCAGCTGGAGCCAAGTTTCTGCGTGGTGGAGCTTACAAACCTCGCTCCTCACCTTACGCGTTTCAAGGACATGGTGAGAGCGCTCTTGATTTGTTAGCAGCAGCCCGTGAAGCTACGGGTTTGGGTATCATCACAGAGCTGATGGATGCTGCTGATTTACCAGCACTGGCTAGAGTGGCTGACGTCATCCAGATAGGAGCCAGAAATATGCAAAACTTCTCCTTGCTCAAGAAGGTAGGCGCTCAAGATAAGCCTGTCCTAATTAAGCGTGGGATGTCTGCCACAATTGATGAGTGGTTGATGGCGGCAGAATATATTCTGGCAGCAGGAAATCCAAATGTGATTCTTTGCGAACGAGGTATTAGAACTTTTGATTCCAAATATGTTCGCAACACTTTAGATTTGTCTGTGATTCCTGTGTTGAGAAACCTGACACATCTACCCATCATGATTGACCCAAGTCATGGTACTGGTAAATCTGAGTATGTTGCTCCTATGGCAATGGCAGCGATCGCAGCAGGTGCAGATTCATTGATGATTGAAGTTCACCCCAACCCTGCCAAAGCTCTCTCTGATGGACCACAATCCCTAACTCCTGAAAAGTTTGACCGCTTAGTTCAAGAGATGTCAGTTATGGGCAATGCTGTTGGTCGCTGGTCTCAGGAACGTACCTTAGTAGCTTCTGTTTAG
- the trpA gene encoding tryptophan synthase subunit alpha, translating into MTSISQRFQSLRNSNQCALIPFVTAGDPDLQTTREALHILDRNGADLIELGVPYSDPLADGPVIQAAATRALHKGTKLEHVLEMVADVSPNLQAPIILFTYYNPILNRGVKQFLAQLANVGVRGLVVPDLPLEEAEELINTAAEFGIEVILLVAPTSSKERIEAIAKYSQGFIYLVSVTGVTGVRSQLQDRVKTLLTQMRSITDKPIGLGFGISGAEQARQAMDWGADGVIVGSAFVQRLANGSPSEGLQAIEQLCQELKAAIARPSLQTVGSV; encoded by the coding sequence ATGACTTCCATTTCTCAACGCTTTCAATCTTTAAGAAATAGCAACCAGTGCGCTCTAATTCCCTTTGTGACCGCTGGTGATCCTGACTTACAAACGACAAGAGAAGCTTTACACATCTTAGACCGTAATGGCGCTGACTTAATTGAACTGGGTGTTCCTTACTCCGATCCACTAGCAGATGGTCCTGTGATCCAAGCAGCAGCCACTCGTGCTTTGCACAAGGGAACTAAGTTAGAGCATGTGTTAGAGATGGTTGCAGATGTGAGTCCAAACTTACAAGCGCCCATCATTTTATTTACTTACTACAACCCAATTCTCAATCGGGGAGTTAAGCAGTTTTTGGCGCAATTAGCAAATGTCGGGGTGCGGGGCTTAGTTGTACCAGACTTGCCCTTAGAAGAGGCAGAAGAGTTAATCAACACTGCTGCCGAATTTGGAATAGAAGTCATTTTGCTTGTCGCGCCTACCAGTTCCAAAGAGCGGATTGAGGCGATCGCTAAGTATTCTCAGGGATTTATCTACCTTGTCAGTGTCACTGGTGTGACAGGTGTTCGCTCCCAACTGCAAGACCGCGTCAAGACTTTGCTAACCCAGATGCGAAGCATCACTGATAAACCAATTGGTCTTGGCTTTGGCATCTCTGGCGCAGAACAGGCACGTCAAGCAATGGATTGGGGTGCCGATGGCGTCATTGTTGGCAGTGCCTTTGTTCAAAGGTTAGCAAATGGTAGTCCAAGTGAAGGACTCCAAGCTATTGAACAACTTTGTCAAGAATTGAAAGCAGCGATCGCCCGACCATCGCTTCAAACGGTAGGTTCAGTTTAG